The nucleotide sequence TCCACAGGTCCATGCCGAGCGACTCGATACGGTTGTAGTCCTCCGCCCCCAGGTCGTGCGCCCACCGTTCCCCGGCCGCGTCGAGCACGAACGAGCCTGCGTCCATCTGCCCGTGCGGACCGGCCGCAAAGCCTGCCTTCACCCCCACGAAGGTCGCATCGGGGTCCCAGGAGGTCCGGTGCATCGCCACCCCGATCTCGCCGCGCCCCACCCAGTGCAGCGGCATGCGGTTCTCGGCCGGGGTCTCCTGCTCCGGCATCCAGAGCAGGGCAAAGGGGAGGAGACGGGCTCCCGCACCCTTCACTTCCATCGCCTCTTCCGAGCGGAGGTACCGCGGGAGCAGCTCGTTCTCCAGCAGGAGCCAGTCGGGCCGCTGAAATCGTTCGGCGAACCAGTACAGGGCGGGGAGAGGTCCGCGCGTGGGCCCGCCGTCGGCGTAGTTGAAGAAGAGGCCCGTGGGGCCCGTAGCGTGGTTGATGTATTCGGCGGTGCGGTCGAAGCCAGGCTCGCGTGTCAGCTCGAAATCAGAGCCGAGCACGGACTCGAGCTCGGCGATCAGGATTACGTTGAAGGAGGTGCCGTAGTCCCAGTAACCGGGACCCTCCGGATAGGTCCCGTCGGGGGAGAAAGAGGCCTGCATAGACCGCGGTACGCTGGCCACCGCGCTGTGCACGACCTCGGTAGCCATTTCGCGATCCACTTCCAGCAACGCCAGCGCCGCCGCGCTGATTCCCGCTGTACAGACCTGTCCCCAGTTGTTCGTCGCCGTGAAGCACTCCCCGTGGGTCCTCCAGGCTTCGATCCCCTTCTCCAGCAACGCCGTCCGGATGATCTGACGATCGTCCGGTGAGAGCTCGTCGAAGAGCCAGTCGTAGCCGACCGCCACCGCCAGCGACATCTCCGCGGTGTCCAGGAAATGGCTGGGGTTCCAGTCAGGGAAAGCGGAGACGGCCAGGAGCTCCTCACGGGCTCGCTCCAGGAAGCGCTGGTCGCCACTGATGCGATACACCATGGAGAGGGTCAGGATACGACGCAGGGCCTTGCGAGATTCGCTCAGTAGTCGCCGTCCTGTGACCACGTGCTCTACCGGGGCGACGGACAGCATCGCCTCGGCCTGCAGGCGCAGGGTCTGGTAGAGCTCCCGCGCGCGTGCATTCCGCTCGATCTTCTGCCGGATCTGGGAGAAAGTCGAATCGCTCGCGAAGAGCCGAGGGTGCTCGCTACCCGCAGCCACCACGCGGGTGCGAATCTCCTCGAGGCTCACCTCGTGGGCGCGAACCCCCTCGACGCTCGCATCTGTGGGTTCCTGCGCAGCGACGACACCAGGGAGTGCGATTGCCAGGGCGACGACGGTAGCTCGAATCATGGCTCGCGAAGAGGTGGATGAGGGTGCCAACGGTCCGCGAGAGGAGGGACCGGGCTGGTGAGAGGGGTCACGCTGGCGAGCTCCTTGCTCTGCCTCCGCTCCGTTCGAGCCGCAGAGGAGGGCCGTGACCACGACTGCACTGAAGCCATCCCAGCTGAACGAG is from Longimicrobiaceae bacterium and encodes:
- a CDS encoding heparinase II/III family protein, producing MIRATVVALAIALPGVVAAQEPTDASVEGVRAHEVSLEEIRTRVVAAGSEHPRLFASDSTFSQIRQKIERNARARELYQTLRLQAEAMLSVAPVEHVVTGRRLLSESRKALRRILTLSMVYRISGDQRFLERAREELLAVSAFPDWNPSHFLDTAEMSLAVAVGYDWLFDELSPDDRQIIRTALLEKGIEAWRTHGECFTATNNWGQVCTAGISAAALALLEVDREMATEVVHSAVASVPRSMQASFSPDGTYPEGPGYWDYGTSFNVILIAELESVLGSDFELTREPGFDRTAEYINHATGPTGLFFNYADGGPTRGPLPALYWFAERFQRPDWLLLENELLPRYLRSEEAMEVKGAGARLLPFALLWMPEQETPAENRMPLHWVGRGEIGVAMHRTSWDPDATFVGVKAGFAAGPHGQMDAGSFVLDAAGERWAHDLGAEDYNRIESLGMDLWNREQESDRWRVFRNNNLSHNTLVIGGAPHDVEGHARIIEHTPNRTVVDLTPVYRGQAERVVREVEIVRVGEVVVRDRLEDVFGGPVRWGMVTRAEVEIRSPHEAVLRQNGKALRLQVVAPEAAELRLYETERPPAAHDSPNPGTRMIGFEMGPAEAMELEVRMEVGQ